From Thermoflavifilum aggregans, a single genomic window includes:
- a CDS encoding response regulator transcription factor encodes MITRIILFEDNVNLRESLRLYLEQAGDYVVVADFGSCERADEIVAMLRPDLVIMDIGMPGVSGIEGVRMIKEAYPETQVIIYTVFEDEDKLFDSLCAGASGYILKNASFTYLHDAIRELHDGGVPMSPAIAQKVLQYFRQQAGHQNKYGLSGREMDVLRYLVKGYSYKMIADACHVALATVQFHIRNIYHKLHVNCGREAVIKALKDKIV; translated from the coding sequence ATGATTACACGCATTATTTTATTTGAAGACAATGTAAACCTGAGAGAATCGCTTAGGTTGTATCTTGAACAGGCAGGTGATTATGTGGTAGTGGCTGATTTTGGATCCTGTGAAAGAGCAGATGAAATAGTTGCCATGCTTCGTCCTGACCTGGTCATTATGGATATTGGCATGCCGGGTGTATCCGGGATTGAAGGTGTACGGATGATTAAGGAAGCTTATCCGGAAACGCAAGTGATTATTTACACCGTATTTGAGGATGAGGATAAGCTGTTTGATAGCTTGTGTGCAGGGGCAAGCGGATATATTTTGAAAAATGCCTCATTTACTTACCTGCATGATGCCATTCGTGAGTTGCATGATGGTGGTGTACCCATGTCACCTGCTATTGCACAGAAGGTTCTGCAATATTTCCGTCAGCAAGCAGGTCATCAAAACAAGTATGGGCTTTCCGGGAGGGAAATGGATGTACTTCGTTATCTAGTAAAAGGATACAGTTACAAAATGATTGCCGATGCATGCCATGTTGCACTTGCTACAGTCCAGTTTCATATCCGCAACATTTATCATAAACTTCATGTGAATTGTGGAAGAGAAGCAGTGATCAAAGCATTGAAAGATAAAATCGTATAA
- a CDS encoding ligand-binding sensor domain-containing protein has protein sequence MAAQPALHDLGKLTMADGLSSNMVTDVVQDGDGYLWIATDDGLNRYDGTEIRTFYANSNQSNTLPNNYIHRLILLDSFHLAIATTQGLSILDTRNLRFHNIYFTLHDLNLPGYNQPEASMQDDEKKLWEAYHNVILCMEKDASGNLWLGTRASLLCLNKQLQLIHVFYRHIQPYDLYGRRLKYVWKIIPLSAMQGVLVLLNLPSAADPFTAQAHRTWFLCRTDRHQMIPISRSYMAEMDFLNQLHYDNQCFRVCGHYLLFASSTHDSLYVWDESTKRKAVCRFLDSRIWNSNRLIPLLEQISDIGNGWMVLSYQTQGLSFVRLQDTGGSLSLVFYPKVYFPQYTFRKIFSDGEGNWWLTTEMEGLLKASPDKQNFKSFGLETGNRRHEVIFMYRYKNKLLIADYGNGLYDLDLSTQELTHFLFYYPHSRLLNQLLNMIWNIRHERGDTFWLGTQMGLMWYDIRNNHSGRILQPHPGLLDTVPVTTQFTDSKGLVWMGMGLGHGLCIYDVHRQKFQLIPNHAGGYPFRYPTGIAEDENSDIWLVNDDVGSLVQWIRKTRQFQVVTPEVLKGKITAATGAICMDHQHNIWYAVDPVGIIQYNPKSQETRVYGTGQGLNIGTARGIMEYEQNIWFATTKGISCYHLNRHTFSYYTELNGLPVSYFTGNFYVDSTTHLVYLCTLGGIIRFNPDRMRVSSSPLSVRITDIFLGNKIVDDFNARQIRIPYQDNDISVFFTGINLTNGKSNIYAYRLDEGNRTGSWINIGHQRQIRLANLAPGSYHLYIKAARSGGEWSPDVVHLDFMVATPFTRSFWFYLLLVCCGLGMIYGWYRYRIHQLVKFEYMRTQISHDLHDEIGSHLTTIGLTALLAQEKLHQNLAGQSGVTGQLNDLLKRIADDSRLVSDTMREIVWTINPRNDSFIQVLPFLIRYASQVLEFSNIEVHASINNTDGFKMNMYEKRDLVLIFKEATHNIVKHAEATRVQIVFEKKHNIFSLLIADDGKGFNPEDHPWSNGLYNMKARAIRHNWLLEINTSPGTGTQVILYFKPA, from the coding sequence GTGGCTGCCCAGCCGGCTTTGCATGATCTGGGAAAGCTGACCATGGCTGACGGGCTAAGCAGCAACATGGTTACGGATGTTGTGCAGGATGGTGATGGATACTTATGGATTGCAACGGATGATGGATTAAACCGATATGACGGTACAGAGATCCGGACGTTTTACGCAAATTCCAATCAATCCAATACCTTACCTAATAACTACATTCACCGGCTCATTTTACTCGATTCTTTTCATCTGGCTATTGCTACCACGCAGGGGTTAAGTATTCTCGATACCCGCAATCTGAGATTTCATAATATTTATTTTACCCTGCATGATTTGAATCTTCCTGGATACAATCAGCCTGAGGCAAGCATGCAGGATGATGAAAAGAAATTATGGGAAGCCTATCACAATGTCATTCTCTGTATGGAGAAAGATGCATCAGGAAATTTGTGGTTAGGTACCCGTGCATCCCTGCTTTGTCTGAACAAGCAATTGCAGCTTATCCATGTTTTTTACAGACATATACAGCCTTATGATTTATATGGTCGAAGATTGAAATACGTGTGGAAGATCATTCCTTTATCTGCCATGCAGGGAGTGCTGGTTTTGCTGAATTTACCTTCTGCAGCTGATCCCTTTACAGCACAGGCTCACCGTACATGGTTTTTATGCCGTACGGACCGGCATCAGATGATACCGATAAGCCGGTCATACATGGCTGAAATGGATTTTTTAAACCAGCTTCATTACGATAATCAATGTTTTCGTGTGTGTGGGCATTATTTATTGTTTGCTTCATCCACACACGATAGTTTGTATGTATGGGATGAATCAACGAAACGAAAGGCCGTTTGCAGGTTTCTTGACTCACGGATATGGAATAGCAATCGTTTAATACCGTTGCTGGAACAGATTTCAGATATTGGAAACGGATGGATGGTACTTTCGTATCAGACACAAGGGCTATCGTTTGTCAGATTACAGGATACGGGTGGCAGTCTTTCGTTGGTCTTTTATCCGAAGGTATATTTTCCCCAATATACATTCCGAAAGATTTTTTCAGACGGGGAAGGAAACTGGTGGTTAACTACAGAAATGGAAGGTCTACTCAAGGCTTCACCCGATAAACAGAATTTCAAATCTTTCGGTCTGGAAACGGGTAATCGGCGGCACGAGGTGATCTTTATGTACAGATATAAAAATAAACTGCTGATTGCTGATTATGGAAATGGATTGTATGACCTTGATTTATCCACGCAGGAACTCACGCATTTTCTATTTTATTACCCACATTCCAGGTTATTGAATCAGTTACTGAATATGATCTGGAATATCCGCCATGAGAGGGGTGATACATTCTGGTTGGGTACACAAATGGGATTAATGTGGTATGATATAAGAAATAATCATTCGGGCAGGATTTTGCAGCCTCATCCGGGTTTGCTGGACACTGTACCCGTTACCACACAGTTTACGGATAGCAAAGGCCTGGTGTGGATGGGGATGGGTCTGGGACACGGATTGTGTATTTATGATGTGCATCGGCAAAAATTTCAGCTGATTCCCAATCATGCAGGTGGTTATCCGTTTCGTTATCCTACGGGAATTGCGGAAGATGAAAATAGTGATATATGGCTGGTAAATGATGATGTAGGCTCATTGGTGCAGTGGATCCGTAAAACCCGTCAGTTCCAAGTAGTTACACCAGAAGTGCTGAAAGGGAAGATAACTGCAGCAACAGGAGCAATCTGCATGGATCATCAACATAATATCTGGTATGCTGTGGACCCGGTTGGAATCATTCAATATAATCCCAAAAGCCAGGAAACAAGAGTATATGGAACTGGTCAGGGATTAAACATTGGAACAGCAAGAGGCATCATGGAATATGAACAGAATATATGGTTTGCAACAACGAAAGGAATCAGTTGCTATCATCTGAATCGTCATACCTTCTCTTATTACACTGAATTAAATGGTCTACCTGTTTCTTATTTTACAGGTAATTTTTATGTAGATTCAACAACTCATTTGGTTTATCTGTGTACATTGGGTGGTATTATCAGATTTAATCCCGATCGGATGAGGGTTTCCTCATCTCCTCTATCTGTAAGAATTACAGACATATTTCTCGGGAATAAAATCGTTGATGATTTTAATGCCCGGCAAATCCGCATTCCTTATCAGGACAATGATATTTCCGTATTCTTTACCGGCATTAATCTTACCAATGGGAAAAGCAATATTTATGCTTACCGTTTGGATGAAGGAAACAGAACAGGCTCATGGATAAATATTGGTCACCAGCGGCAAATCAGATTGGCTAATTTGGCCCCTGGCAGTTATCATTTATATATCAAAGCTGCGCGAAGCGGAGGTGAATGGAGCCCAGATGTTGTACATCTGGATTTTATGGTTGCCACTCCATTTACTCGTTCTTTCTGGTTTTATCTGCTTCTTGTATGTTGTGGGTTAGGTATGATATATGGATGGTATCGTTATCGCATTCATCAACTGGTGAAATTCGAATACATGCGAACACAGATTTCGCATGATTTGCATGATGAAATTGGTTCTCATCTGACAACCATTGGTCTGACTGCATTGCTGGCGCAGGAAAAGCTGCATCAGAATCTTGCAGGACAATCCGGTGTAACCGGTCAGTTGAATGATCTGCTCAAAAGAATAGCAGATGATAGTCGCCTTGTTTCAGATACTATGAGGGAAATTGTATGGACAATAAATCCACGGAACGATTCATTTATACAGGTACTTCCGTTCCTGATCCGCTATGCTTCACAGGTGCTTGAATTCAGTAATATTGAAGTGCATGCAAGCATAAATAATACTGACGGTTTCAAAATGAATATGTATGAAAAGCGTGATCTGGTGCTTATTTTCAAGGAAGCTACTCATAATATTGTGAAGCATGCTGAGGCTACCCGTGTACAGATTGTTTTTGAGAAAAAACACAACATATTTTCCCTGTTGATAGCCGACGATGGAAAAGGATTTAACCCGGAGGATCATCCCTGGAGCAATGGTTTATATAATATGAAAGCAAGAGCGATACGGCATAACTGGCTGCTTGAGATCAATACCAGTCCGGGAACAGGCACTCAGGTTATTCTTTATTTTAAACCAGCATAA
- a CDS encoding glycosyltransferase family 87 protein — protein MKIHKSHLLIRWFSPLLIRNYMLWLWLGMGGIALLSEAVSHKVNNNYFVFTHVYFHLIHQQPLYIPYPHEYADVNLYGPLFSLIIAPFAIMPIPVGVVLWVMANILFLYAAVKQLPLSHKHQQFVMLFSAMELLMNAQWLQFNAFIAACLLLSFVHFRHDKQHQAALWIILGSFTKLYGITGLAFLLFSRKPMKAILWLMIWGTIAFVLPMLLSSPEYILSSYQQWFHALITKNAKNMVASLNNYYQDISVMGLIKRIGNIHAAIDGWVILTGCLLMLISYLPVIRFRFHSSFQWLWLSNILLFTVLFSTGSESPTYIIAVLGVAIWYVTYGAEKHRKLAEGLLIFTFFITSIASTDLVTPWVRIYITRHFALKALPCLLVWIMIIFDLMTGFVKSMWIKPTVPEKNLSIFSS, from the coding sequence ATGAAAATCCACAAAAGCCATCTGCTTATCCGTTGGTTCTCGCCGTTGCTTATCCGTAATTATATGCTTTGGTTGTGGCTGGGCATGGGTGGAATAGCTTTGTTAAGCGAAGCCGTTAGTCATAAAGTCAATAACAATTATTTTGTTTTTACGCATGTATATTTTCATCTCATACATCAGCAACCCCTATATATCCCTTATCCGCATGAATATGCAGATGTGAATCTATATGGACCATTGTTTTCCCTGATTATTGCCCCTTTTGCTATCATGCCCATTCCGGTTGGTGTGGTTTTATGGGTCATGGCAAATATTCTGTTTTTATATGCAGCCGTAAAGCAATTGCCATTATCGCATAAACATCAACAATTTGTGATGCTGTTTTCGGCTATGGAATTACTGATGAATGCACAATGGTTGCAGTTCAATGCATTTATAGCTGCCTGTTTGCTTTTAAGCTTTGTTCATTTCAGACATGATAAGCAGCACCAGGCAGCATTGTGGATTATATTGGGCAGCTTTACTAAATTATACGGAATAACCGGACTGGCTTTTTTGCTGTTCAGCCGAAAACCCATGAAAGCTATTCTATGGCTTATGATATGGGGTACAATTGCATTTGTATTACCCATGTTGCTCAGCTCACCGGAATATATTTTAAGCAGCTATCAGCAGTGGTTTCACGCATTGATTACAAAAAATGCCAAGAACATGGTAGCATCTCTAAATAATTATTATCAGGATATTTCGGTGATGGGATTAATTAAACGCATAGGGAATATTCATGCTGCAATAGATGGATGGGTGATTCTTACGGGTTGCTTATTAATGCTGATTAGCTATTTGCCAGTAATACGGTTTCGTTTTCATTCATCGTTTCAATGGTTATGGTTGAGCAATATTCTGTTATTCACCGTTTTATTCAGCACAGGATCCGAATCACCCACCTATATCATTGCAGTTCTGGGCGTAGCCATCTGGTATGTAACCTACGGCGCAGAAAAGCACAGAAAACTTGCTGAAGGGTTATTGATTTTTACTTTTTTCATTACAAGCATAGCCAGTACGGATCTAGTAACACCATGGGTAAGAATTTATATCACCAGGCATTTTGCATTAAAAGCCCTGCCATGCCTGCTGGTGTGGATTATGATTATCTTCGACCTGATGACAGGATTTGTGAAGTCAATGTGGATAAAACCAACCGTTCCGGAGAAAAACCTTTCCATATTTTCATCATAG
- a CDS encoding glycosyltransferase family 2 protein yields the protein MEKVITLVIPAYNEEHNLPVLVKKLSDFFHQYSSYRFECIIVDDGSTDHSREVIKKLSTEYKWLYYLFLSRNFGKDIAMKAGIDHARGDAIITMDADGQHPLDLIPRFIQEWESGYDVVYAYRKEASDHYTYMQRLRSRLFYVIASKLTDLDMEEGLSDFRLFSRRVAQIITQFQDKELFLRAIFKWIGFKQKGVPYQPLQREYGETKYTLRSLIRLSLQGITSFSVKPLNMAIYLGLSISILSSLYIPYVIWSFMYNHPISGWASMIVTIAFFGGLQLMILGIIGIYIGKLFIQTRFHPPYIIESTNMQSASYPHSYTYSELHSITPE from the coding sequence ATGGAAAAGGTTATTACACTGGTTATTCCTGCATATAATGAAGAACACAATCTTCCTGTATTGGTGAAAAAACTATCAGATTTTTTTCATCAATATTCCAGCTATCGATTTGAATGCATTATAGTAGATGATGGTAGCACCGATCATAGTCGGGAAGTGATAAAAAAACTATCAACCGAATACAAATGGCTTTATTATCTTTTCCTTTCCCGCAATTTTGGAAAAGACATTGCCATGAAGGCCGGAATTGATCACGCTCGGGGTGATGCCATCATTACCATGGATGCTGATGGGCAACATCCGCTGGATCTGATTCCCAGATTTATCCAGGAATGGGAATCGGGATATGATGTGGTGTATGCTTATCGCAAGGAAGCTTCGGATCATTATACTTATATGCAACGACTGCGTTCCAGGCTCTTCTATGTGATTGCCAGCAAACTCACGGATTTAGATATGGAAGAAGGCCTGTCAGACTTCAGATTATTCAGCAGGCGTGTGGCACAAATCATCACACAGTTTCAGGATAAGGAACTTTTTCTCAGAGCCATATTCAAATGGATCGGTTTCAAACAAAAAGGGGTTCCCTATCAACCTTTGCAGCGTGAATACGGGGAAACAAAATATACCCTGAGAAGCCTGATCAGGCTGTCATTGCAGGGTATCACCTCATTCAGTGTCAAGCCATTAAACATGGCCATTTATTTGGGGCTTAGCATATCCATTCTTTCTTCACTGTATATCCCTTATGTTATCTGGAGTTTTATGTATAATCATCCTATCTCCGGCTGGGCATCCATGATTGTAACCATTGCATTTTTTGGTGGACTGCAATTGATGATTCTTGGCATCATTGGTATTTATATTGGTAAATTATTTATTCAGACACGTTTCCATCCGCCTTATATTATCGAGTCCACCAATATGCAATCAGCTTCTTATCCGCACTCTTATACTTATTCTGAGCTTCATTCCATTACACCCGAATAA
- a CDS encoding polysaccharide deacetylase family protein, whose translation MSDHQKQATVLLSFDLEEFDLPLEYGYVISLSDQIAITTEGLQVLSETLTKYAIKATFYTTARYSIHQHGWVKKLIQDGHELASHGIHHGEFNRNDYAVSREILENQFQVPIYGFRMPRMKQTDINALGEAGYMYHSSLHPTWIPGRYCHLWKPRKVTAQQHILHIPPSVTPRLRIPLFWLSFHLIPFGRYIALCRQTIQADNYLHLYFHPWEWASWPKKLIKHLPFYLRAQSGRNMKQRFELWIEEISQTTRNFTTTYSWLKQNYWKNEKLPGKIQPDKNLYRGTF comes from the coding sequence ATGAGTGATCATCAAAAACAAGCTACGGTTTTGCTGAGTTTTGACTTGGAAGAATTTGATTTACCATTGGAATATGGGTATGTCATTTCTTTATCCGACCAGATTGCCATCACTACGGAGGGATTGCAGGTTCTTTCAGAAACTCTAACTAAATACGCAATAAAAGCTACTTTCTATACTACCGCTCGATATTCTATTCATCAGCATGGGTGGGTAAAAAAGCTTATTCAGGATGGCCATGAACTGGCTTCCCATGGCATTCATCACGGTGAATTTAACAGAAATGATTATGCAGTATCACGGGAAATACTTGAAAATCAATTTCAAGTACCTATTTACGGATTCCGGATGCCACGCATGAAGCAAACAGATATTAATGCCCTTGGAGAAGCGGGTTATATGTATCATTCATCTCTCCATCCTACCTGGATTCCCGGACGTTATTGCCATCTTTGGAAGCCAAGAAAAGTTACCGCCCAGCAACATATTCTCCATATTCCTCCTTCGGTTACGCCCCGTTTACGTATCCCTTTGTTCTGGTTATCATTTCACCTGATTCCTTTTGGCAGGTATATAGCGCTTTGCCGACAGACTATACAAGCAGACAACTACCTTCACCTCTATTTTCATCCATGGGAATGGGCAAGTTGGCCGAAAAAACTTATCAAACATTTACCTTTCTACCTGCGAGCACAATCAGGCAGAAACATGAAACAACGTTTTGAACTTTGGATTGAAGAAATTAGCCAAACCACACGGAACTTTACCACAACTTATAGCTGGTTGAAGCAAAACTATTGGAAAAATGAAAAGCTACCTGGCAAAATACAGCCAGACAAAAACTTATACCGTGGAACCTTTTAG
- a CDS encoding HdeD family acid-resistance protein — protein sequence MLALIFALLAFFMPVTAIFALTIVFGAFSFADGIFAIVLSVRKIQKGKHWGWLLFSGMLGVLAGLVVFFYPLISTVVLAAFLWASIAIWSMLIGLMEFISAFRLRREIKGEVWLMLSGIFSIILGFIILWMFFNEPASALLLSGWVIGINALISAVTYLLLGFRLKKHHQLLKGSTV from the coding sequence TTGTTGGCCTTGATTTTTGCTTTGCTTGCATTTTTTATGCCGGTTACGGCAATCTTTGCTTTGACTATTGTGTTTGGTGCATTTTCTTTTGCAGATGGAATATTTGCGATAGTGCTGTCTGTACGCAAGATACAGAAAGGGAAGCATTGGGGATGGCTGCTTTTTAGTGGTATGCTGGGTGTTTTGGCCGGACTGGTTGTATTTTTCTATCCATTGATTTCAACGGTAGTGTTGGCTGCTTTTCTATGGGCAAGCATTGCCATATGGTCTATGTTGATTGGATTGATGGAATTTATTTCAGCTTTTCGACTTCGCAGGGAAATTAAAGGAGAAGTTTGGCTGATGCTCAGTGGTATTTTCTCTATTATTTTAGGGTTTATTATTTTGTGGATGTTTTTTAACGAACCAGCCAGTGCGTTACTTTTGTCTGGCTGGGTGATAGGTATAAACGCATTGATTTCGGCTGTAACTTATTTATTGCTGGGTTTCCGATTAAAAAAACATCATCAGTTACTAAAAGGTTCCACGGTATAA